The Pseudochaenichthys georgianus chromosome 24, fPseGeo1.2, whole genome shotgun sequence genome includes a region encoding these proteins:
- the LOC139433076 gene encoding THAP domain-containing protein 3-like, with product MPDFCAAYSNHRSLETRTGGITFHVFPKTKERRRQWELALRRDGFVSCDRTLLCSEHFRSEEFDRTGQTVRLKDGVVPTIFNFPAHLQRPEATRSTTTSRRAEDEPQPNVVSILNVAKTREMVIDFRRVRTSPLPLCILGEDVAVVEDYKYLGVHLDNGLNWRINTDAVHKKGY from the exons atgccggacttttgtgcagcctactctaatcaccgcagtctggaaacaagaaccggtgggatcacctttcacgt gtttcccaaaaccaaagagaggaggaggcagtgggaacttgccctaagaagggacggttttgtttcctgtgacaggacactgctctgcagtgagcacttcaggagtgaggaATTTGACCGGACAGGGCAGACTGTCCGGCTTAAAGATGGTGTTGTGCCAACAATATTCAACTTCCCAGCTCATCTTCAAAGG ccGGAAGCAACAAGAAGCACAACCACTTCAAGAAGAGCGGAAGATGAACCTCAGCCTAATGTTGTGAGTATTCTGAATGTGGCCAAGACCAGAGAGATGGTCATTGATTTCAGGAGGGTGAGGACGTCTCCTCTACCCTTGTGCATTctgggagaggatgtggctgttgtggaggactacaaatacctgggagtgcacttagacaatgggctgaactggaggatcaacactgacgctgtgcaCAAGAAGGGATATTAG